Proteins encoded together in one Kingella oralis window:
- a CDS encoding pyocin activator PrtN family protein: MQSNLNTAFVLTMRYQSTCIPLEEVRRQWLPHLSESEMKKKASCQSLPFPVFRADKNSRKSPYLVNVADVAAYLDSQAQQALFEWQRVNE, encoded by the coding sequence ATGCAGTCTAATTTGAATACTGCTTTTGTTTTGACCATGCGTTATCAATCCACCTGTATTCCGTTGGAAGAGGTGCGACGGCAATGGTTGCCGCATTTGAGCGAAAGTGAAATGAAAAAAAAGGCGAGCTGCCAATCCTTGCCATTCCCTGTTTTCCGAGCAGATAAAAATTCGCGCAAGTCGCCTTATCTGGTCAATGTTGCGGATGTGGCGGCTTATTTGGACAGCCAAGCGCAGCAGGCGTTGTTTGAGTGGCAGCGCGTGAATGAATGA
- a CDS encoding ogr/Delta-like zinc finger family protein — protein sequence MALKNRNKGTAGNFRAVVVCPNCGTRCLIESSHSISPRTREFRVQCQNMRCGWTGVATMEIIRTLSPPPRHNTLNTLPPEVEAEYFERAESDERLF from the coding sequence ATGGCTTTGAAAAATCGGAATAAGGGGACGGCGGGAAATTTTCGGGCGGTTGTGGTGTGCCCGAATTGTGGGACGCGGTGTTTGATTGAGAGCAGCCATAGCATCAGCCCGCGAACGCGGGAATTTCGGGTGCAGTGCCAGAACATGCGCTGCGGCTGGACGGGGGTGGCGACGATGGAGATTATTCGGACGCTGTCGCCGCCGCCACGCCATAACACGTTGAATACTTTGCCGCCAGAGGTGGAGGCTGAGTATTTTGAGCGGGCGGAATCGGATGAGCGGTTGTTTTAG
- a CDS encoding class I SAM-dependent methyltransferase: protein MRVLDPCCGSRMMWFDKQDQRCLFGDLRTESHYLKDRGNLRHLEIHPDIRLDFTALPFADDSFNLVVFDPPHLVRAGKKSWLAKKYGQLTQDWRDDLRKGFAECFRVLKPNGVLIFKWNEDQIKVPQILALTPNQPLFGHPTGRHGKTHWFTFMKEAT, encoded by the coding sequence ATGCGTGTTCTAGACCCCTGCTGCGGCAGCCGCATGATGTGGTTTGACAAGCAAGACCAGCGTTGCCTGTTTGGCGACCTGCGCACCGAAAGCCACTACCTGAAAGACCGTGGCAACCTGCGCCACCTCGAAATCCACCCAGACATACGGCTAGACTTTACCGCACTGCCATTTGCCGACGACAGTTTTAATTTGGTGGTTTTCGACCCGCCGCACCTTGTACGAGCAGGGAAAAAATCATGGTTGGCCAAAAAGTACGGTCAACTTACTCAAGACTGGCGCGACGACCTCAGAAAAGGCTTCGCAGAATGTTTCCGCGTATTAAAACCCAATGGCGTGCTGATTTTTAAGTGGAACGAAGACCAAATCAAAGTTCCGCAGATTTTAGCACTTACCCCGAACCAACCCCTATTCGGGCATCCCACCGGCCGCCACGGCAAAACGCATTGGTTTACCTTTATGAAGGAGGCTACCTGA
- a CDS encoding replication endonuclease produces the protein MALANVKQKRWDDTPDWQRQFYDVEKADNALRSWAEPYLACADALPLDVEASDAEIREFAQRTGELFREGIYQFGWDWDYLRERAVALGLDWDKVFAGKSEAGILGRLQDGAFWNRQLGKLIRRSREHVRRAGFNLVHKRAQLFCSNRVVQDRRAQKARNSALLQALSMVNELGQEFALSELVEKSNANPAVRRAELMTRIAGFEAIARDLNHVGEFLTLTCPSRFHRAHHISGDVNDKYDGSSPRNAAAYLQKVWAKIQAALKRAEIGIYGFRVAEPHHDGCPHWHGLFFMEACHVDAFRRIVARYACRENREELDLTYFETQKAAKEFARSLQAAQRLGGGKVEPLAMILGSLKTEGAFWEQADWRVFGNAKVQARVLFKAIDWNKGTAAGYIAKYIAKNIDGKNNAGEGVGEDWESVDGESVVVTAERVDAWAALWGIRQFQQIGGAPVGIWRELRREGMTEGDADDVIVRAALAADKGDWGKFVHLMGGAFVCRDALPIALYKEEAQIALTNRYGEPVGKFTRGVVDTKSGEIRISRIHEWTVGFKNGGAAAPWTCVNNSTNLRFGGVDGEVCVKKRKDAVDISALGGDYRDELKRQLGELARDMELDPFVKGQEMALIEQALWQTRQGPVVSPEAREALVSRAVDEAWAQREDEVRRGVVREYAALLDDLADVMQPRFRLPDSAKAPELCREKLRRFAAPKQYDSVQSVLMEAADLLAEIEQKYWI, from the coding sequence TTGGCATTGGCGAATGTGAAGCAGAAGCGTTGGGATGATACGCCTGATTGGCAGCGCCAGTTTTATGATGTGGAGAAGGCGGATAATGCGCTGCGCTCGTGGGCGGAGCCTTATCTTGCTTGCGCGGATGCTTTGCCTTTGGATGTGGAAGCGAGCGATGCAGAGATTCGTGAGTTTGCGCAACGGACCGGGGAGTTGTTTCGCGAGGGGATTTATCAGTTTGGCTGGGATTGGGATTATTTGCGCGAGCGTGCTGTGGCTTTGGGCTTGGATTGGGACAAGGTGTTTGCGGGCAAAAGCGAAGCGGGCATTTTGGGGCGTTTGCAGGATGGGGCTTTTTGGAATCGGCAGTTGGGCAAACTGATTCGCCGTTCGCGCGAGCATGTGCGCCGTGCGGGGTTCAACTTGGTGCATAAGCGCGCTCAGCTTTTTTGCTCTAACCGCGTGGTGCAGGATAGGCGTGCGCAAAAGGCGCGTAATTCGGCTTTGTTGCAGGCGCTGAGTATGGTTAATGAGCTGGGGCAGGAGTTTGCGCTGTCGGAGCTGGTGGAAAAGTCTAATGCCAATCCTGCGGTGCGCCGTGCGGAATTGATGACGCGGATTGCGGGGTTTGAGGCGATTGCGCGGGATTTGAACCATGTGGGGGAATTTTTGACGCTGACCTGCCCTAGCCGATTCCATCGGGCGCATCATATTTCGGGGGATGTGAATGATAAATATGACGGAAGCTCGCCGCGTAATGCGGCGGCTTATTTGCAAAAGGTGTGGGCAAAAATTCAGGCTGCCTTGAAACGGGCGGAAATTGGCATTTATGGTTTTCGCGTGGCTGAGCCGCATCATGATGGGTGTCCGCATTGGCATGGGCTTTTTTTTATGGAGGCTTGCCATGTGGATGCTTTTCGCAGGATTGTGGCGCGTTATGCTTGCCGCGAGAACCGCGAGGAGCTGGACTTGACTTATTTTGAGACGCAAAAGGCGGCGAAAGAGTTTGCGCGGTCGTTGCAGGCTGCACAGCGATTGGGCGGCGGCAAAGTGGAGCCGCTGGCTATGATTTTAGGCAGCCTGAAAACGGAAGGGGCCTTTTGGGAGCAGGCGGATTGGCGAGTGTTTGGGAATGCGAAGGTGCAGGCGCGGGTATTGTTTAAGGCGATTGACTGGAATAAGGGGACGGCGGCGGGCTACATTGCTAAATATATCGCCAAGAATATTGATGGGAAAAATAATGCGGGCGAAGGTGTGGGCGAGGATTGGGAATCGGTTGATGGGGAAAGTGTTGTAGTTACTGCGGAGCGGGTGGATGCTTGGGCGGCACTTTGGGGCATTCGCCAGTTTCAGCAGATTGGCGGTGCGCCTGTGGGCATTTGGCGCGAGTTGCGCCGCGAGGGTATGACTGAGGGGGATGCGGATGATGTGATCGTGCGGGCGGCTTTGGCTGCGGACAAGGGGGATTGGGGTAAGTTTGTGCACCTGATGGGCGGTGCGTTTGTTTGCCGTGATGCGTTGCCGATTGCTCTATATAAGGAGGAAGCGCAGATTGCTTTGACTAATCGCTATGGGGAGCCTGTGGGCAAGTTTACGCGCGGGGTGGTGGATACGAAATCGGGCGAAATTCGGATTTCTCGGATTCATGAGTGGACGGTTGGGTTTAAAAATGGCGGCGCAGCCGCCCCTTGGACTTGTGTCAATAACTCTACGAATTTGCGATTTGGTGGAGTGGATGGGGAAGTTTGCGTTAAGAAACGTAAAGATGCGGTGGATATTTCGGCTTTGGGCGGGGATTATCGCGATGAGTTGAAACGCCAGTTGGGGGAATTGGCTCGCGATATGGAACTTGACCCATTTGTTAAGGGGCAAGAAATGGCGTTGATTGAGCAGGCGTTATGGCAAACGCGACAAGGGCCTGTGGTTTCGCCTGAGGCAAGAGAGGCTTTGGTTTCCCGCGCTGTTGATGAGGCATGGGCGCAACGGGAGGATGAGGTGCGTCGTGGGGTGGTGCGCGAATATGCGGCGTTGTTGGATGATTTGGCTGATGTGATGCAGCCGCGTTTCAGGCTGCCTGACTCGGCGAAAGCTCCTGAGCTTTGCCGTGAGAAGTTGCGCCGTTTTGCTGCGCCGAAACAATATGACAGCGTGCAAAGTGTGTTGATGGAAGCGGCGGATTTGCTGGCTGAGATTGAACAGAAATATTGGATTTGA
- a CDS encoding DUF551 domain-containing protein, producing MTPEQIEKERAAFEAWMDELYPTNPQTGRVGDEYSRLGTQYKWEGWQAKAAQSEWISVNDRLPELNKEVLVAWSNGSVGIARHIKDEFEPIEWDTYGSHAHITHWQPLPEPIQNSTDE from the coding sequence ATGACACCCGAACAAATCGAGAAAGAACGCGCCGCGTTTGAGGCGTGGATGGATGAACTGTATCCAACCAACCCGCAAACGGGACGAGTGGGCGACGAATACAGCCGCCTTGGTACACAGTACAAATGGGAAGGCTGGCAAGCCAAAGCCGCGCAATCCGAATGGATAAGCGTAAACGACAGGCTGCCTGAATTAAACAAAGAAGTATTGGTTGCATGGTCAAATGGTTCTGTTGGGATTGCCCGACACATCAAGGATGAATTTGAACCCATAGAATGGGATACATACGGTTCACACGCCCATATTACCCATTGGCAGCCGTTGCCTGAGCCAATCCAAAACAGCACAGATGAGTGA
- a CDS encoding DUF805 domain-containing protein produces the protein MNWYLAVLKNYVGFNGRARLKEFWMFMLFHVIAAFVFGFIDGLLGMINPKTGLGPICGLYLLATFLPGLAVQIRRLHDTNRSGWFSLIGIIPYVGLIIVLVLCAMKGTEGDNDYGEDPLESEYENNGD, from the coding sequence ATGAATTGGTATCTTGCCGTTTTGAAAAATTATGTGGGATTCAACGGGCGGGCCCGCCTCAAAGAATTTTGGATGTTTATGCTGTTCCATGTCATTGCGGCATTTGTGTTTGGTTTTATTGATGGATTGTTGGGCATGATCAACCCAAAAACAGGTTTGGGGCCCATTTGCGGTCTGTATCTTTTGGCAACCTTTCTGCCTGGGTTGGCAGTTCAAATACGCCGTCTGCACGACACAAACCGGAGCGGTTGGTTCAGTCTAATCGGAATTATTCCTTATGTGGGCCTTATTATTGTTTTGGTTCTGTGCGCCATGAAAGGGACGGAAGGCGACAACGATTACGGCGAAGACCCGCTGGAATCGGAATATGAAAACAATGGCGACTAA
- a CDS encoding YmfL family putative regulatory protein — protein sequence MIVVDLENQDRSGFVMNGNVINHALREMAKSPNGGYATSAAMLGLSLAALENRLYEVKGQQMSIEQAMLLQKMTERCDFAEAVAMQSGGVFVPLPELDAAALAGEDILLCFARAVEKLGTLSQQWQAVTDDGRVSREENAAIFRAAYASVREVLGIAVLTERVFGDFADGFEKSE from the coding sequence ATGATTGTTGTGGATTTGGAAAACCAAGATAGGAGCGGATTTGTTATGAACGGGAATGTGATTAACCATGCTTTGCGGGAAATGGCGAAGTCGCCTAACGGGGGCTATGCGACGAGTGCGGCGATGTTGGGGCTTTCGCTGGCGGCTTTGGAGAACCGGTTATATGAGGTTAAGGGGCAGCAGATGAGCATTGAGCAGGCAATGCTGCTGCAAAAGATGACGGAGCGTTGCGATTTTGCCGAAGCGGTGGCGATGCAGTCGGGCGGGGTGTTTGTGCCGCTGCCTGAATTGGATGCGGCGGCTTTGGCAGGGGAGGATATTTTGCTGTGCTTTGCGCGGGCGGTGGAGAAATTGGGGACGTTGTCGCAGCAATGGCAGGCGGTTACGGATGACGGGCGGGTGTCGCGCGAGGAGAACGCGGCGATTTTTCGGGCGGCTTATGCTTCGGTGCGCGAGGTGTTGGGCATTGCGGTTTTGACGGAACGTGTGTTTGGAGATTTTGCCGATGGCTTTGAAAAATCGGAATAA